Proteins encoded by one window of Lutibacter sp. A64:
- a CDS encoding CHAT domain-containing protein gives MLKKGLIFLLIICGFLVSAQQQNTSFKTTVQALKEADNYAEYIYVHLDKFAENPTVKNLNIFESLDANLWRNPLSNNELVAQLYFYINYAYQLKELGFINKSIKYYEKGYAHFKKNAIHYNIIEYCLKPLANNYTRLGDFDNAEDILKITIEQAIAEKNNNQIASGYLNLAIIYRTKGVYLTAINYLNLGLKNANSKYLKAKINSDLAINYLMLEALNKAEKYTKVSNELNVQQDASILARNFNTLGSCFILKNEFNNALVELNKALKFSKLAFGNNDREVAKIYNQIAEVYRLQNEHKTALETYQKALSTLLPNYAPKNEIENPESTYFYPENTLKQALDGRAHIFTIIGDFEAALNNYELSFLVEKELNNTYLSQNAKLVQQKENRVRSEKCIDLCYILFEQTNLISWAEKAFEFAELTKASILLENKTLLAAKSTIKNDSLFIKETALAFKKAQLNKSITLEQLKKDKAAVNLLAELTKERVNVAQQIQLLNQEIELKYPNLKSDLIKTVSVKTIQEELLVNDELLIEFFEGTNYIYSFSISKNNSISIKRIEKTTEFKDEISRFLALFSDVRGAAIQNNIQEYTTLAFSLFNKLFDAELYTNTIIIPDGLFSFIPFDALLTEETSITNFEKLPYLIHKTTISYSYSASILWSDSKVIDTRKNKLIGFFPVFKNNHRNLAELGYTAQEATSIKNEIDGNFLIGEAASKKSFNLLKDDFSILHLSTHATAGDLYTPPAIEFFNETLYLPEIYGYNLNYNLVVLSACETGIGTLSKGEGVLSLARGFSYAGVKNLIVSLWKVNDKSTENLMASFYKNYKKTGSKSKALYHSKLNYLKDTSISAIKKSPYYWASFSYFGEITTLKNQNNSYWWLFIIIIGLLVGFIFFKNSRFGLNK, from the coding sequence ATGCTAAAAAAAGGCTTAATTTTTTTATTAATTATTTGTGGTTTTTTAGTTTCAGCACAACAGCAAAACACAAGTTTTAAAACTACTGTTCAGGCATTAAAAGAAGCAGATAATTACGCCGAGTATATTTATGTACATTTAGATAAATTTGCTGAAAATCCTACAGTAAAAAATTTAAATATTTTTGAAAGTTTAGATGCTAATTTGTGGAGAAATCCATTAAGTAATAATGAACTTGTGGCACAACTTTATTTTTATATTAATTATGCTTATCAATTAAAAGAATTAGGATTTATAAACAAGTCTATTAAGTATTATGAAAAAGGTTATGCGCATTTTAAAAAGAATGCGATACACTACAATATAATTGAATACTGCTTAAAACCTTTGGCTAATAATTATACCAGACTTGGAGATTTTGACAATGCAGAAGACATTCTTAAAATTACAATAGAGCAAGCTATTGCAGAGAAAAATAACAATCAAATTGCTTCGGGATATTTAAATTTAGCAATTATTTATAGAACTAAAGGAGTTTATTTAACAGCCATAAATTATTTAAATTTAGGGTTAAAAAATGCCAATTCAAAGTATTTAAAAGCTAAAATTAATTCTGATTTAGCTATTAATTACTTAATGTTAGAAGCTTTAAATAAAGCTGAAAAGTACACGAAGGTTTCTAATGAATTAAATGTACAACAAGATGCATCTATTTTAGCTAGAAATTTTAATACATTAGGAAGTTGCTTTATACTAAAAAATGAATTTAATAATGCTTTAGTTGAGCTGAATAAAGCATTAAAATTTTCAAAGTTGGCTTTTGGAAATAATGATAGGGAAGTTGCAAAAATTTACAATCAAATTGCTGAAGTTTACAGACTTCAAAATGAGCATAAAACAGCATTAGAAACATATCAAAAAGCGTTGAGTACATTGTTGCCAAATTATGCTCCCAAAAATGAAATTGAAAATCCGGAAAGTACTTATTTTTATCCTGAAAACACATTAAAACAAGCCTTAGATGGTAGAGCACATATTTTTACTATAATTGGTGATTTTGAAGCTGCTTTAAATAATTATGAGTTATCATTTTTAGTTGAAAAAGAACTTAATAATACATATTTAAGTCAGAATGCAAAATTAGTACAACAGAAAGAAAATAGAGTGCGAAGTGAAAAATGTATCGACTTATGTTACATTTTATTTGAGCAAACAAACTTAATAAGTTGGGCTGAAAAAGCATTTGAATTTGCTGAATTAACAAAAGCATCAATCTTACTAGAAAATAAAACACTTTTGGCAGCCAAATCAACCATAAAAAATGATAGTTTATTTATTAAAGAAACCGCATTAGCATTTAAAAAAGCACAATTAAATAAAAGCATTACGCTAGAACAATTAAAAAAAGATAAAGCGGCAGTAAATTTATTAGCTGAATTAACTAAAGAACGTGTAAATGTTGCTCAACAAATTCAATTATTAAATCAGGAAATTGAATTAAAATATCCAAATTTAAAATCAGATTTAATTAAAACTGTTTCTGTAAAAACCATACAAGAAGAACTATTGGTTAATGATGAATTGTTAATCGAATTTTTTGAAGGAACAAATTACATTTATAGTTTTTCAATTTCAAAAAACAATTCAATTTCAATAAAGAGAATAGAAAAAACAACAGAATTTAAAGATGAAATTTCTCGGTTTTTAGCTTTGTTTTCAGACGTTAGAGGAGCTGCAATTCAAAATAATATTCAAGAATATACTACATTAGCATTTAGTTTATTCAATAAATTGTTTGATGCGGAATTGTATACAAATACTATTATAATACCCGATGGGTTGTTTTCTTTTATACCTTTTGATGCCTTGTTAACAGAAGAAACATCAATTACTAATTTTGAAAAATTGCCCTATTTAATTCATAAAACAACTATAAGTTATAGCTATTCAGCATCTATATTATGGAGCGATTCTAAAGTAATTGATACAAGAAAGAATAAATTGATAGGTTTTTTTCCAGTATTTAAAAATAATCATAGAAATTTAGCAGAATTAGGCTATACAGCACAAGAGGCTACAAGTATTAAAAATGAAATAGATGGAAATTTTTTAATTGGAGAGGCTGCTTCAAAAAAAAGTTTTAACCTTTTAAAGGATGATTTTTCTATTTTACACCTTTCTACACACGCAACAGCAGGAGATTTATATACGCCACCAGCTATTGAATTTTTTAATGAAACATTGTATTTACCAGAAATTTATGGTTATAACTTAAATTACAATTTGGTTGTTTTAAGTGCCTGTGAAACAGGAATTGGAACTTTAAGTAAAGGAGAAGGTGTTTTAAGTTTGGCAAGAGGTTTTTCGTATGCTGGTGTTAAAAATTTAATTGTTTCTTTGTGGAAAGTAAACGATAAATCTACCGAAAATTTAATGGCTTCTTTTTATAAAAATTACAAAAAAACCGGTAGTAAATCCAAAGCATTGTACCATTCTAAATTAAATTATTTAAAAGATACATCTATTTCTGCTATAAAGAAATCGCCTTATTATTGGGCTAGTTTTAGTTATTTTGGTGAAATTACAACCCTCAAAAATCAGAATAATAGCTATTGGTGGCTTTTTATTATAATAATTGGACTTTTAGTTGGCTTTATCTTTTTTAAAAATAGTAGATTTGGGCTAAATAAGTAG
- a CDS encoding retropepsin-like aspartic protease, whose product MKLKSILLRKGFVIIKLKKLNTNHFEIKATLNGVKGRFILDTGASNSCLDITLAEQFKLNVEDSETLAAGAGAIGMETKISSNNTIKFKEWEYSNFNLVLLDLTHVNTALTEHNAKAVEGIIGADILEKGKAIIDYKNKCVYLKKLVFKF is encoded by the coding sequence ATGAAACTAAAAAGTATTCTTTTAAGAAAGGGGTTTGTTATAATTAAACTCAAAAAATTAAACACAAATCACTTTGAAATAAAAGCAACATTAAATGGTGTAAAGGGACGTTTTATTCTAGATACTGGAGCTTCAAATTCGTGTTTAGATATTACTTTGGCTGAACAGTTTAAATTAAATGTAGAAGATTCTGAAACTTTAGCCGCTGGCGCAGGAGCAATAGGTATGGAAACTAAAATTTCATCTAATAATACAATTAAATTTAAAGAATGGGAATATTCTAATTTTAATCTAGTTTTATTGGACTTAACCCATGTAAATACTGCATTAACAGAGCACAATGCGAAAGCTGTAGAAGGAATTATTGGTGCAGATATTTTAGAAAAAGGAAAAGCAATTATAGATTATAAAAATAAATGTGTGTACTTAAAAAAGCTTGTTTTTAAGTTTTAA
- a CDS encoding PKD domain-containing protein, giving the protein MKTYLKIVFFVLSCNYANSQSIVKDTITRTAAIVHTVEENKVSFSPETPELNQIAGAPKAFYTYYWEFGDGNYSFNKDPEHVYKETGNYTAQLSVTNNYDDGKPPTTRPKEVSVTSINKKNVSNIKYNLIAAHNGFRLQTNREPMPEQEMQFIVSYGNTKEYATNGKVYLFFNETKYKDKNFELVDVRLHNNEQEVLDEMIVDSKRYISKEELIQTTGISTFLDEKLLVTDSIQQNLPLSLEEAKITYQDVKVYNFNEMQPNEERNMFFTFKTTPEMLKDTSAIISIRSIYVPERGNDEHKVLTKEMELVTSHDPNKMAVYDTRLNYRLVRYKKLKYKVRFQNDGEGPAKLIKLNVDIPEMLDKSTLEVIDMYPKCPICPEEQVQYSCLDTIISKDQISFQFKNIYLPGTAQKGVHDKDSTKGFVKYALKFGKDFHKVKSKSQTAIIFDKNEPIITNVSTSRFKPGISIGVKAGYNSFPDLTDSKSYFVGATISPYKSYKKYLQAEIMMGTHKFTDFNSMSDIVGLDEIPGATVDIALKEENNSITTEKINLDIVPVSFRYNLNGVIGLGVGPQISLDVSNEVETTTATEYYTYYNDEKGKFLEEASSTITTSENNAFSDIKYGIFGDITIGASRIGPSLGARYIYNFNEPNSQLHFYAIWKI; this is encoded by the coding sequence ATGAAAACTTATTTAAAAATTGTTTTTTTTGTATTGAGTTGTAATTATGCAAATTCACAATCTATTGTTAAAGATACTATCACTAGAACAGCTGCAATAGTACATACTGTAGAAGAAAATAAGGTGTCTTTTAGCCCCGAAACTCCAGAGTTAAATCAAATTGCAGGGGCGCCCAAAGCTTTTTATACCTATTACTGGGAATTTGGAGACGGAAATTATAGTTTTAATAAAGACCCTGAACATGTTTATAAAGAAACCGGGAATTATACAGCTCAACTTTCGGTTACTAATAATTATGATGATGGAAAACCACCTACAACAAGACCAAAAGAAGTTAGTGTAACTAGTATTAATAAAAAGAATGTCTCTAACATAAAATACAACCTTATTGCTGCTCATAATGGCTTTAGATTACAAACTAACAGAGAACCAATGCCAGAACAAGAAATGCAGTTTATTGTAAGTTATGGAAATACTAAAGAATATGCTACAAACGGAAAAGTATATTTGTTTTTTAATGAAACGAAATATAAAGATAAAAATTTTGAATTAGTAGATGTGCGTTTGCATAATAATGAGCAAGAAGTTTTAGATGAAATGATTGTAGATAGTAAACGTTATATTTCAAAAGAAGAATTGATTCAAACTACAGGAATTAGCACTTTTTTAGATGAAAAACTATTGGTGACAGATTCTATACAACAAAATTTACCGCTTAGCTTAGAAGAAGCTAAAATAACTTATCAAGATGTGAAAGTGTATAACTTTAATGAAATGCAACCTAATGAAGAACGCAATATGTTTTTTACATTTAAAACCACTCCAGAAATGTTAAAAGATACCAGTGCAATAATATCCATTAGAAGTATTTATGTGCCAGAAAGAGGAAATGATGAACATAAGGTTTTAACTAAAGAAATGGAACTTGTAACATCTCACGATCCAAATAAAATGGCAGTTTATGATACGCGATTAAATTACAGATTGGTGCGTTATAAAAAATTAAAATATAAAGTACGATTTCAAAATGATGGAGAAGGGCCTGCAAAACTTATAAAATTAAATGTTGATATTCCAGAAATGTTAGATAAATCAACTTTAGAGGTTATAGATATGTATCCAAAATGCCCTATTTGTCCAGAAGAGCAAGTTCAATACAGTTGTTTAGATACTATAATAAGTAAAGATCAAATATCGTTTCAGTTTAAAAATATTTACTTACCAGGAACAGCGCAAAAAGGAGTACACGACAAAGATTCTACCAAAGGATTTGTAAAATACGCATTAAAATTTGGAAAAGATTTTCACAAAGTAAAATCTAAAAGTCAAACAGCAATTATATTCGATAAAAATGAACCTATAATTACAAATGTTTCAACATCTAGATTTAAACCAGGAATTTCAATTGGTGTAAAAGCCGGATATAATAGTTTTCCAGATTTAACAGATTCTAAAAGTTATTTTGTGGGTGCTACAATTTCACCTTATAAATCGTATAAAAAATATTTACAAGCCGAAATTATGATGGGCACACATAAATTTACGGATTTTAATAGTATGTCAGATATTGTAGGCTTAGACGAAATACCTGGAGCAACTGTAGATATTGCTTTAAAAGAAGAAAATAATAGCATAACAACCGAAAAAATTAACTTAGATATTGTGCCTGTTTCATTTAGATATAATTTAAATGGAGTTATTGGGCTTGGAGTTGGACCTCAAATTTCTTTAGATGTTTCTAATGAAGTAGAAACGACTACAGCTACTGAGTATTATACGTATTATAATGATGAAAAAGGGAAGTTTCTTGAAGAAGCCTCATCAACAATAACAACTTCAGAAAATAATGCGTTTTCCGACATTAAATATGGTATTTTTGGAGATATTACTATTGGAGCTTCTCGAATTGGACCAAGTTTAGGAGCGCGATATATTTATAATTTTAATGAACCAAATTCGCAATTGCATTTTTATGCAATCTGGAAAATTTAA
- a CDS encoding RNA polymerase sigma factor: MKIIQLFKNEEKLIKKALQNNREAQQRLYNLHAPKMLSVCRYYIKDIQFAEEAMLNGFLKVFTNLNSFEHNGSFEGWIRRIMIRESISFLRKKKQIEFVTDDVEFNQTTINSVYSDMDVDEIQNLIDALPDGYRIVFVMYAIEGYKHHEIATLLNISEGTSKSQLFKARKILQKQIIKLNKTSDGTL, from the coding sequence GTGAAAATTATTCAATTATTTAAAAACGAAGAAAAGCTTATAAAAAAAGCACTTCAAAATAACAGAGAAGCACAACAAAGGCTATATAACTTGCATGCGCCAAAAATGTTAAGTGTTTGTAGGTATTATATTAAAGATATTCAGTTTGCTGAAGAGGCCATGTTAAATGGATTTTTAAAAGTATTTACCAATTTAAATAGCTTTGAGCATAATGGTAGTTTTGAAGGTTGGATACGACGGATTATGATACGAGAGTCCATTTCATTTTTGAGGAAAAAAAAGCAAATTGAATTTGTAACCGATGATGTTGAATTTAACCAAACAACTATTAATTCTGTGTATTCTGATATGGATGTTGATGAAATTCAAAATTTAATTGATGCACTTCCAGATGGTTATAGAATTGTATTTGTAATGTATGCTATTGAAGGATATAAACATCATGAAATTGCAACTTTGTTAAATATTTCTGAAGGAACTTCAAAATCTCAATTGTTTAAAGCACGGAAAATTCTTCAGAAACAAATTATTAAACTAAATAAAACAAGCGATGGAACCTTATAA
- the gcvH gene encoding glycine cleavage system protein GcvH: MSIPAELKYTKDHEWVRVEGDTAIIGITHFAQSELGDIVYVDVDTLDETIEKDEVFGSVEAVKTVSDLMMPLTGEVTEFNEALEDEPEKVNTDPYGDGWMIKSTIADPSQIDELLSAEDYKALIGA; encoded by the coding sequence ATGAGTATTCCTGCAGAATTAAAATACACAAAAGACCATGAGTGGGTTAGGGTAGAAGGTGATACAGCAATTATTGGAATCACACACTTCGCACAAAGCGAATTGGGAGATATTGTTTATGTAGATGTAGATACATTAGACGAAACAATTGAAAAAGATGAAGTTTTTGGATCTGTTGAAGCTGTAAAAACAGTTTCGGACCTTATGATGCCTTTAACTGGTGAAGTAACTGAATTTAATGAAGCTTTAGAAGACGAGCCAGAAAAAGTTAATACAGATCCTTATGGAGATGGATGGATGATTAAAAGTACAATTGCCGATCCTTCTCAAATTGATGAATTATTATCTGCAGAAGATTATAAAGCATTGATTGGTGCATAA
- a CDS encoding VanZ family protein encodes MHKIVLFFAISLTIIIGWGSLITIGDTVPSNIKVSDKLIHSSAYFLLTLCWLIALNKNYKYLNINTYIIFLIFFYGIIIEVLQKTVTANRQFEIKDILANLLGIAIGFTVFKVFQQKKLLK; translated from the coding sequence GTGCATAAAATAGTTTTATTTTTTGCAATTTCTTTAACAATAATTATTGGTTGGGGTAGTCTTATAACAATTGGAGACACTGTACCTTCTAATATTAAAGTTTCAGATAAATTAATACACAGTAGTGCTTATTTTTTATTAACACTCTGTTGGTTAATTGCTTTAAATAAAAATTATAAATATTTGAATATCAATACTTACATAATTTTCTTGATATTTTTCTATGGCATAATTATTGAAGTGTTACAAAAAACTGTTACAGCTAATAGACAATTCGAAATTAAAGATATACTAGCTAATTTGTTAGGAATTGCAATTGGATTTACAGTTTTTAAAGTATTTCAACAAAAAAAACTTTTGAAATAG
- a CDS encoding energy transducer TonB gives MQIKKNPKANLENYSKLFMQLGLVLALLVVYLAIEKKTYDRVIENLGPVVLNMEDEEQTIEIEQVKPPEPKTPPPPTPDKIEVVEDEEEIEETVIESTETDETEAVEVEEIIEVEEEEEVMEDVPFAIIEDVPVYPGCKGNKTELRNCLQDKITKHVNRKFNADLASDLGLAPGVKRIFVMFKIDKNGEITDVMARAPHKRLQEEAIRVVNLLPKMTPGKQRGRPVGVKYSLPIAFKVE, from the coding sequence ATGCAGATTAAAAAAAATCCAAAAGCAAATCTAGAGAACTACAGCAAGTTATTTATGCAATTAGGGCTAGTTTTAGCATTGTTGGTGGTTTATTTAGCCATTGAGAAGAAAACCTATGATAGAGTTATCGAAAATTTAGGACCAGTGGTCTTAAATATGGAAGATGAAGAACAAACAATAGAAATTGAACAGGTTAAGCCGCCAGAGCCAAAAACTCCACCACCACCAACACCAGACAAAATTGAAGTTGTTGAAGATGAAGAAGAAATTGAGGAAACTGTAATTGAATCTACTGAAACAGACGAAACAGAAGCTGTTGAAGTTGAGGAAATTATAGAGGTAGAAGAAGAGGAAGAGGTGATGGAAGATGTACCTTTTGCAATTATTGAAGATGTACCTGTATATCCTGGATGTAAAGGAAATAAAACTGAATTAAGAAATTGTTTACAAGATAAAATTACTAAACACGTTAATAGAAAATTTAATGCAGATTTAGCATCAGATTTAGGATTAGCTCCAGGTGTTAAGCGTATTTTTGTGATGTTTAAAATTGATAAAAATGGTGAAATTACAGATGTAATGGCACGTGCACCACATAAAAGATTACAAGAAGAAGCAATTAGAGTTGTAAACTTATTACCAAAAATGACTCCTGGTAAACAAAGAGGAAGACCAGTTGGTGTAAAATATAGTTTACCTATCGCTTTTAAAGTTGAATAG